One genomic segment of Bacteroides caccae includes these proteins:
- a CDS encoding FecR domain-containing protein: protein MNKFENIYQDAALMRKFLLGEANEAERKELEKRLAECPDLKKVYEQLQNGETLKAAFGEYKDYSSKKAYQSFLQKIGRMEKKERKPSISRVWWYAAAAVIVLAVGLSFYMSNFYSAVEEKRVLIQPGTQQAQLTLPDGSIIDVDKKEVNVVVDGVQVKYKKGVLSYQPTVTTQHEEESTEEKPVKSNELVIPRGGENTVILADGTTVHLNAGSKLTYPVRFAGKRRVVALEGEAYFDVVKDETRPFIVQTHLGEVTVLGTAFNINAYTDASVYTTLVHGKVQFSSSSIGTIILSPGEQAVVSANGSEKRMVDLDEYVGWVDGRYVFNNRPLGEIMQTFERWYDIQVYYETPHLRDITYSGSLKRYGTINSFLDALELTGDLTYKISGRNILIYDKVEELE, encoded by the coding sequence ATGAATAAGTTCGAAAATATATATCAAGATGCTGCTTTAATGAGAAAGTTTCTTTTGGGAGAAGCGAATGAAGCAGAACGGAAAGAGCTTGAAAAACGATTGGCGGAATGCCCGGACTTAAAGAAAGTGTATGAGCAGTTGCAGAATGGTGAAACATTGAAGGCTGCGTTTGGAGAATATAAAGATTATTCATCAAAGAAAGCTTATCAATCTTTCCTTCAGAAAATCGGACGAATGGAGAAGAAGGAACGTAAGCCTTCTATTTCCCGGGTTTGGTGGTATGCTGCTGCGGCTGTCATAGTTCTGGCTGTCGGCCTTTCATTCTATATGTCGAATTTCTATTCGGCAGTAGAGGAGAAGAGAGTTCTTATTCAGCCGGGTACACAACAGGCACAGTTAACGTTACCTGACGGTAGCATTATTGATGTGGATAAAAAAGAAGTGAATGTGGTAGTAGATGGCGTTCAAGTAAAATATAAGAAAGGAGTACTGTCTTATCAACCAACCGTTACAACACAACATGAGGAAGAAAGTACCGAAGAAAAACCGGTTAAATCCAATGAGTTGGTTATACCGCGTGGGGGTGAAAATACCGTAATCCTGGCGGATGGAACTACTGTTCATTTGAATGCCGGCTCCAAACTAACTTATCCGGTACGTTTTGCAGGTAAGCGGAGAGTTGTGGCATTGGAAGGCGAGGCCTATTTTGATGTCGTGAAAGACGAAACACGGCCATTCATCGTGCAGACTCATCTTGGAGAGGTAACTGTGCTTGGTACTGCCTTCAATATCAATGCTTATACCGATGCGTCTGTTTACACAACGTTGGTACACGGAAAAGTACAGTTCTCTTCATCAAGCATCGGAACTATTATTCTTTCGCCGGGGGAGCAGGCTGTGGTTTCTGCCAACGGTTCGGAAAAACGTATGGTAGATCTGGATGAATATGTCGGTTGGGTAGACGGGAGGTATGTCTTTAATAACCGCCCTTTAGGAGAGATAATGCAGACATTCGAACGTTGGTACGACATACAGGTTTATTATGAGACTCCCCATTTGCGTGACATTACTTATAGTGGTAGTTTGAAACGCTATGGAACAATAAATTCATTCCTGGATGCACTGGAACTGACAGGAGATCTGACTTATAAAATCAGTGGAAGGAACATATTGATATATGATAAGGTAGAAGAATTGGAATAA
- a CDS encoding DUF4843 domain-containing protein — protein sequence MKKRYAIWGVLFCSVCLMLASCEEKGLLVSSNDTAYLKFVNDMTKDTTTVSFKMYNEGEDAEIPIEVSVYGQMQDEDLHFNVIADVERTTLPANLYVLPADCKIRKGLLTDTIYVTLKNDPILRAETKILALQVVEANTVKQGDYLYSRALISVTDRLFKPDWWSVNDAGTEENPGNSVDWYYLGEYSEKKYQMFLDELKKDDIVFDGKNKQVLRKYSLRLKNTLKQMNAGKDMEDWVKDENDNVITVEVAG from the coding sequence ATGAAGAAAAGATATGCTATATGGGGAGTGTTGTTTTGCAGCGTATGTCTGATGCTCGCTTCATGTGAAGAGAAGGGATTGTTGGTCAGCAGCAACGACACAGCCTATTTAAAATTCGTTAACGATATGACTAAGGATACTACTACAGTATCTTTTAAAATGTATAATGAAGGTGAGGATGCTGAGATACCGATAGAGGTTTCTGTTTATGGGCAGATGCAGGATGAAGATTTACATTTCAATGTAATTGCAGATGTCGAACGTACTACTTTGCCGGCTAATTTGTATGTATTGCCTGCAGATTGTAAGATTAGAAAAGGATTGCTTACGGATACTATTTATGTAACATTGAAGAATGATCCGATATTGAGGGCAGAAACGAAGATATTAGCGTTACAGGTTGTAGAAGCAAATACTGTGAAACAAGGTGATTATTTGTATTCGCGTGCTCTCATTTCTGTCACCGATCGTTTGTTTAAACCCGATTGGTGGTCGGTAAACGATGCTGGGACGGAGGAAAACCCAGGAAATTCGGTTGATTGGTATTATTTAGGTGAGTACTCAGAAAAAAAGTATCAGATGTTTTTGGACGAGTTGAAAAAGGATGATATAGTGTTTGATGGAAAGAATAAGCAAGTGTTGCGTAAGTATTCATTGAGATTGAAGAATACCTTGAAGCAGATGAACGCAGGAAAGGATATGGAAGATTGGGTGAAAGATGAGAATGATAATGTGATTACTGTGGAAGTGGCAGGGTAA
- a CDS encoding PKD-like family lipoprotein, with protein MRKLGIYAVIVVLVGVVSSCLDDDNNYNYKQINEMQGGALNFENFNLDYSVIEGEELVLAPTFKFTIDSITPDVSYEWYVDKKLQTGETGPTYTFKAEKSGTYQVTFAVTDNKTGVQFGKSTTINVRSIYQRGWVILSDDGGRSVLHFIVPTTQRYQVTYGGETFTRDSLVYHIVKRDIISNLGSNPKGLMNNIGEMDYNSEYGISVYDELVVKQDRWVELNGNTLEREVYTDEEFHGDIPADFSPVEAAMTFSSKALLDENGLIYWEKKADVTDFHAGTYMPIGLNNNTRFSRLFQAYKFNDYITDVMLALTEEDNSLVGILDMGYATSGTVITENSSYTSGNMYNITDPSGEDHFSNIEKTVVDALPAPYNSGNDITESEPYWTVLLKDEATSVYELRYFGLEAERRYVGCLEGWYYEASLGVINDYRGMANFGNKRYVVIASGNQLYYYQYGWDAYGDVEYRGELMPLGEPLPAAVKTLSGMDVTTNLYKQKYPYAGQLGVALEDGSFYIFGVVETRLEDGTCTEVSLKQQFPNETTSEENKKFGKIVDVLYKLGRGMDYMSFAF; from the coding sequence ATGAGAAAATTAGGAATATATGCAGTGATAGTAGTTTTAGTTGGAGTTGTTTCCAGTTGTTTGGATGATGATAACAACTATAACTACAAGCAGATAAATGAAATGCAAGGTGGTGCGCTCAATTTTGAGAACTTTAATTTGGATTATAGTGTGATAGAAGGAGAAGAATTGGTATTGGCACCTACATTTAAGTTTACAATAGATAGTATTACACCGGATGTTAGCTATGAATGGTATGTAGATAAGAAGTTGCAGACAGGCGAAACTGGTCCCACTTATACATTTAAAGCCGAAAAGAGTGGCACATATCAAGTGACATTTGCGGTAACAGATAATAAGACGGGGGTTCAGTTCGGAAAATCCACAACCATTAATGTGAGATCTATCTATCAGCGTGGCTGGGTGATTTTGTCGGATGATGGCGGGCGATCTGTGCTCCATTTCATTGTGCCCACAACACAACGTTATCAGGTAACGTATGGTGGAGAGACGTTCACTCGCGATTCGTTGGTCTATCATATAGTGAAACGTGATATTATCTCCAATCTTGGCTCAAATCCGAAAGGGTTAATGAACAATATTGGTGAAATGGATTATAATAGCGAATATGGGATTAGCGTGTATGACGAGTTGGTGGTGAAGCAAGATCGTTGGGTCGAACTTAATGGTAATACGTTGGAACGTGAGGTATATACGGATGAAGAATTTCATGGAGATATTCCTGCTGATTTTTCTCCGGTAGAAGCTGCTATGACTTTTTCATCCAAAGCGCTACTAGACGAGAATGGATTGATTTATTGGGAAAAAAAGGCGGATGTGACGGATTTCCATGCAGGTACTTATATGCCCATAGGATTAAATAATAATACCCGGTTCAGTCGTTTATTCCAAGCCTACAAGTTTAATGATTATATTACAGATGTGATGCTTGCACTGACGGAAGAAGATAATTCATTGGTTGGAATCTTGGATATGGGATATGCTACTAGTGGTACAGTAATTACTGAAAATTCCAGCTATACAAGTGGAAATATGTATAATATCACTGATCCGAGTGGCGAAGATCATTTTTCGAATATAGAGAAGACTGTGGTGGATGCATTACCTGCTCCGTATAACTCTGGAAATGATATAACAGAGTCTGAACCATATTGGACTGTTCTGCTGAAAGATGAAGCGACATCGGTGTATGAATTACGTTATTTCGGATTGGAGGCTGAAAGAAGGTATGTTGGCTGTCTGGAAGGTTGGTATTACGAGGCCTCTTTGGGTGTTATCAATGATTATCGTGGTATGGCTAATTTTGGAAACAAGCGTTATGTAGTCATTGCCAGCGGAAATCAACTTTATTATTATCAATATGGATGGGATGCTTATGGAGATGTGGAATATAGAGGTGAATTGATGCCATTGGGGGAACCCTTACCTGCGGCTGTTAAGACATTGTCGGGTATGGATGTAACCACCAACTTATATAAACAGAAGTATCCTTACGCTGGGCAATTAGGCGTTGCTCTGGAAGACGGAAGTTTCTATATATTCGGTGTTGTAGAAACAAGATTGGAAGATGGGACGTGTACAGAGGTTTCTCTTAAACAACAATTCCCGAATGAAACTACCTCGGAAGAAAACAAGAAGTTTGGTAAAATAGTAGATGTCCTTTATAAACTGGGACGCGGTATGGATTATATGTCATTTGCGTTCTAG
- a CDS encoding SusC/RagA family TonB-linked outer membrane protein — protein sequence MREKRWLLCFLVAMCCTFSAWALPSQDKTVTLKLHNVSIETVLDAVKKQTGVNMLYNSQMFKGVPPVSIDAKNEKWEIALKLILNPQGFDYVVKDGIVVIRKMQAEKRENRIRGMVVDSNRDPIPGASIIVKGTRTGTSTNIEGEFTLDVKNDKVTLEVSFIGMKKQTLQVDATRKKMLEITMVDDVKTLEDVVVTGYSNVRKSSFTGSSTQITGDELRKVSQTNVLDAMQSFDPSFRLMTNTQFGSDPNALPEMYIRGRSGVGVRDLDKNQLSKSNLENNPNLPTFIMDGFEVSIEKVYDLDPSRIESMTILKDAAATAIYGSRAANGVVVITTVAPKPGEVRVSYNFTGTLEMPDLRDYSLANASQKLEMERLAGLFENTDFGTEIYDYNRKFAEIQRGVDTDWMVLPLRNAFDHKHSLFIEGGTQNLRWGVDASYNGANGVMKGSGRDRYSVGFSLDYRMKSLQVKNTVSFTHSKSKESPYGSFSDYTILQPYDTPYNDNGTLKENLKFSQVSGGRVAKNPLYEATLGNYTWSAYDEVSNNLSLNWYLTDYWTVRGQFSVNRKYSNGERFIDPLSSKTTASPRDGGHNLGDLYVDNGNNLSWNANAALYYTRSFNKHNLNLSVAWEASSGSSDATSAHYRGFPNGQFHSPNYAAEIYEKPSRTEGTSRMVSTWATGNYTWNDIYLADFSVRFDGSSDFGSKQRWAPFFSGGLGVNIHNYEFLKGNEIVNKLKVRASYGRTGKASFPSYAATTMYEALFDEWYATGFGAVLKALGNNNLSWEKTDKFNVGIEMQFLNRRLTVDADYYHDKTIDLVNDVSLSQTSGFSSYKDNMGEVLNQGFELQVRGEVFRNRDWLVALWGNMAHNKNKIVKISDSQRAYNLRVEQFYQNSANEEYGRYNAQYAVPISQYEEGQSLTSIWAVKSLGIDPTTGKEIFLNRDGSVSDTWNATQEVVVGNTEPKFNGSVGFNLAYKAWSLFAAFQYEWGGQEYNQTLVDRVENARIQYQNVDLRVLTDRWKQPGDIAQFKDIKNADNVTMPTSRFVQDKAYLRLSALTLSYDFNREWIKKHLGMNMLRLEASTRDFINWNSIRQERGLSYPKSWTVDFSIKAQF from the coding sequence ATGAGAGAAAAACGATGGCTGCTATGTTTTCTAGTGGCAATGTGCTGCACGTTTAGTGCATGGGCTTTACCGTCACAAGACAAGACGGTAACTTTGAAACTGCACAATGTCTCTATCGAGACTGTTTTGGATGCAGTGAAGAAACAAACAGGTGTGAATATGTTGTATAATTCACAAATGTTCAAAGGAGTGCCTCCGGTGTCGATTGATGCGAAAAATGAGAAATGGGAGATCGCACTTAAGTTGATTCTTAATCCTCAGGGATTTGATTATGTGGTGAAGGACGGCATTGTGGTGATTCGCAAAATGCAGGCGGAAAAACGGGAAAACCGTATTCGCGGTATGGTTGTTGATTCGAATAGAGATCCGATTCCCGGAGCCAGTATTATTGTGAAAGGTACTCGTACAGGTACTTCAACAAACATTGAAGGTGAGTTTACGCTGGATGTGAAAAATGACAAAGTGACTTTGGAGGTCTCTTTTATCGGAATGAAAAAACAAACACTTCAGGTGGATGCTACCCGTAAGAAGATGCTTGAAATAACTATGGTGGACGATGTGAAAACATTGGAGGATGTAGTCGTTACGGGATACAGTAATGTTCGTAAATCCAGCTTTACGGGTAGTTCTACGCAAATAACAGGTGATGAATTGCGCAAGGTGTCACAGACGAATGTACTTGACGCCATGCAGTCGTTTGATCCTTCTTTCCGCTTGATGACTAATACGCAGTTTGGCTCCGATCCTAATGCGTTGCCTGAAATGTATATTCGCGGACGTTCGGGGGTAGGTGTCAGAGATTTGGACAAGAATCAACTGTCTAAATCGAATCTGGAGAATAATCCGAATCTTCCTACATTTATTATGGATGGATTTGAGGTTAGCATTGAAAAGGTATATGACTTGGATCCTAGCCGTATAGAGAGTATGACTATCCTTAAAGATGCTGCCGCTACGGCTATTTACGGTTCGCGTGCCGCTAACGGTGTAGTGGTAATTACTACTGTTGCTCCAAAACCGGGCGAAGTTCGTGTTTCTTACAATTTCACCGGTACATTGGAAATGCCCGATTTGCGCGATTATAGTTTGGCAAACGCTTCGCAGAAACTGGAAATGGAACGTCTTGCCGGACTTTTTGAGAATACTGATTTTGGAACTGAAATCTATGATTACAACCGGAAATTTGCTGAGATTCAACGTGGTGTAGATACCGATTGGATGGTATTGCCTCTGCGAAATGCATTCGATCATAAACACAGTCTTTTCATAGAAGGAGGTACGCAAAATCTGCGTTGGGGTGTAGATGCATCTTATAATGGAGCGAACGGTGTGATGAAAGGTTCTGGCCGTGATCGTTACAGTGTTGGTTTTTCTTTGGATTATCGAATGAAGTCTTTGCAAGTGAAGAACACTGTATCGTTTACTCATTCCAAATCAAAAGAGTCGCCTTATGGTTCTTTTAGTGATTATACTATTTTGCAGCCGTATGATACACCTTATAATGATAATGGTACATTGAAAGAAAATTTAAAATTTTCGCAAGTTAGTGGCGGACGCGTGGCTAAAAACCCGTTATATGAAGCGACTCTTGGCAATTATACTTGGAGTGCTTATGATGAAGTATCCAATAATTTGAGCTTAAATTGGTATCTGACTGATTATTGGACCGTCAGGGGGCAATTCAGCGTGAACCGCAAGTATTCTAACGGAGAACGGTTCATTGATCCGTTATCTTCAAAAACAACAGCTTCCCCTCGTGACGGTGGTCATAATTTGGGTGACCTCTATGTAGATAATGGAAACAATTTGAGTTGGAATGCAAATGCGGCTTTATATTATACACGCTCTTTCAATAAACATAATTTGAATTTGTCTGTGGCTTGGGAAGCATCTTCCGGCTCATCAGATGCGACAAGTGCTCATTATCGTGGATTCCCGAACGGACAATTTCATTCGCCGAATTATGCAGCCGAGATATATGAAAAGCCGTCGCGTACCGAAGGAACCTCACGTATGGTTAGTACGTGGGCTACCGGAAACTATACATGGAACGATATCTATTTAGCTGATTTTTCCGTTCGTTTTGACGGTTCATCTGATTTTGGTTCCAAACAGCGCTGGGCACCTTTCTTCTCAGGAGGTTTGGGAGTGAACATTCATAATTATGAATTCCTAAAAGGTAATGAGATAGTCAATAAATTGAAGGTACGCGCATCGTATGGCCGGACTGGTAAGGCTAGTTTCCCGTCTTATGCTGCTACAACCATGTATGAGGCGCTTTTTGATGAATGGTATGCAACAGGCTTTGGCGCAGTGCTAAAAGCTTTAGGAAATAACAACTTGAGTTGGGAAAAGACTGATAAGTTTAATGTAGGTATTGAAATGCAATTTCTGAATCGGCGCTTAACAGTAGATGCGGATTATTACCATGATAAGACCATTGATTTAGTGAACGATGTCAGTTTGTCTCAAACTTCAGGTTTCTCTAGTTATAAAGACAATATGGGCGAAGTGTTGAATCAGGGATTTGAGTTGCAGGTGCGTGGTGAAGTATTTCGTAATCGTGACTGGTTGGTAGCTCTGTGGGGAAATATGGCACACAATAAAAATAAGATTGTGAAAATATCAGATTCACAACGTGCCTATAATCTACGTGTAGAACAATTTTATCAGAATTCTGCGAATGAAGAGTATGGTCGCTATAATGCTCAATATGCAGTACCTATATCTCAATATGAGGAAGGACAGTCACTTACTTCCATTTGGGCTGTGAAGTCTTTGGGTATTGATCCCACTACGGGTAAGGAAATATTCCTGAATCGTGATGGTAGCGTGTCCGATACTTGGAATGCCACTCAGGAAGTGGTTGTTGGTAATACAGAACCTAAATTCAACGGTTCTGTTGGGTTTAATCTTGCCTATAAAGCATGGAGCTTGTTTGCGGCTTTCCAATACGAATGGGGCGGACAGGAGTATAATCAGACTTTGGTGGATCGGGTAGAAAACGCCAGAATACAATATCAAAATGTAGACTTGCGTGTGTTGACCGACAGATGGAAACAACCGGGAGATATTGCTCAGTTTAAAGATATTAAAAACGCTGATAATGTCACCATGCCGACTTCACGCTTCGTTCAGGACAAGGCTTATCTGCGCTTGAGTGCATTGACTTTGAGCTATGATTTTAATCGGGAGTGGATAAAGAAACATTTGGGGATGAATATGCTTCGATTGGAAGCAAGTACACGCGATTTTATTAACTGGAATTCTATCCGTCAAGAGCGAGGCTTAAGCTATCCGAAGTCATGGACGGTCGATTTCTCTATTAAAGCACAATTCTAA
- a CDS encoding RagB/SusD family nutrient uptake outer membrane protein yields MIQKIYTTFISFAFAALTLSSCSDWLDLYPSDEIKEEYLFSSGDGFRTATNGIYRKMATFDLYGSNLTWGILDAWAQAYYIEQAPSIAGGTPMRKIAELAFKNTELVPVTDAMWKAAWNVVANCNELAQQAVQADPNLFYGLDSERQMILGEAIGLRAFVQFDLLRIYAPSPSSVGFREDNRTFIPYVNVYPSYINDHQTVNYCLEQIIADLKEAQRILEEVDKESKMNANSRFNINEVSQSQFAGSRGYRLNYYAVTAELARVYLYAGKNAEAYAEAKKIIDEESETGYFKASTSSSGFRNGNMKMYNDIIFGLYSPKELVEWDQEINHGSDGSSEEHYLCLDSEVAKELYGDEKDSDWRFKYQLEEMYYGYYYRTLKYYKQTESTTVGITNNQTIPMIRMSEVYYIAAEAIFDTNPQEAQGYLELVKKGRGVSKKFDNVTNKSEFINLLVNDARREFLGEGQIFYMYKRLNRTMPASSYYSNPVLPTDENMILPKPDSESNI; encoded by the coding sequence ATGATACAAAAAATATATACTACGTTTATTTCTTTTGCGTTTGCAGCCTTGACACTTTCTTCGTGTTCAGATTGGCTGGACCTTTATCCTTCCGACGAGATAAAGGAGGAATACTTGTTTTCTTCCGGTGATGGTTTTCGTACAGCGACGAATGGTATTTATCGGAAAATGGCCACTTTCGATTTGTATGGAAGTAACCTTACTTGGGGAATTCTGGATGCTTGGGCCCAGGCTTATTACATAGAGCAAGCTCCAAGTATAGCTGGTGGAACCCCCATGAGAAAGATAGCAGAGCTTGCTTTTAAAAATACCGAATTGGTTCCTGTTACTGATGCAATGTGGAAAGCCGCTTGGAATGTGGTTGCCAATTGTAATGAATTGGCTCAGCAAGCGGTTCAAGCTGACCCTAATCTTTTTTATGGACTTGACAGTGAACGCCAGATGATTTTGGGAGAAGCTATTGGATTGCGTGCATTTGTGCAATTTGATTTGCTTCGTATTTATGCTCCGTCTCCTTCATCTGTTGGTTTTAGAGAAGATAACCGTACTTTTATTCCTTATGTCAATGTTTATCCCAGTTATATTAACGATCATCAGACGGTTAATTATTGCTTGGAACAGATTATTGCTGATTTGAAGGAAGCACAGCGTATATTGGAGGAAGTTGATAAAGAATCCAAGATGAATGCAAACTCTAGATTTAACATCAATGAAGTCTCTCAAAGCCAGTTTGCAGGATCTAGAGGATATCGTTTGAATTATTATGCGGTAACAGCAGAATTAGCTCGTGTTTATTTGTATGCAGGAAAGAATGCGGAAGCTTATGCAGAAGCCAAAAAAATCATTGATGAAGAAAGTGAAACAGGTTATTTTAAAGCATCAACCAGTTCATCAGGTTTCAGGAATGGAAATATGAAGATGTATAATGATATTATTTTTGGGCTTTATTCCCCCAAGGAATTAGTGGAATGGGATCAGGAAATAAATCATGGTTCCGACGGCTCTAGTGAGGAACATTATCTGTGTCTTGATAGCGAGGTGGCAAAAGAATTATATGGAGATGAAAAGGACAGTGATTGGCGGTTTAAGTATCAACTGGAAGAAATGTATTATGGATATTATTATCGTACTTTGAAATATTACAAACAGACGGAGAGTACTACTGTCGGAATAACAAATAATCAGACAATTCCTATGATACGTATGTCTGAAGTGTATTACATTGCCGCTGAAGCAATTTTTGATACTAATCCCCAAGAAGCGCAGGGGTATTTGGAATTGGTGAAGAAAGGAAGAGGAGTATCAAAGAAGTTTGATAATGTCACAAATAAGTCAGAGTTTATAAACTTGCTGGTAAATGATGCCCGTCGTGAGTTCTTAGGTGAAGGACAGATTTTCTATATGTATAAACGGTTGAATCGGACGATGCCTGCCAGTTCTTATTATAGTAATCCCGTGTTACCAACTGACGAAAATATGATATTACCTAAGCCCGATTCGGAGTCAAACATTTAA